One part of the Salinimonas iocasae genome encodes these proteins:
- a CDS encoding efflux RND transporter periplasmic adaptor subunit → MNNKVLIATAIASALTGALMVIGYNNLAGEEPASDNGAQEPLYWVAPMDDSYRRDKPGKSPMGMDLVPVYEKNTTDNDEPAGTVTISSAVENNLGVRTAKARAGQINADISTVGYVKYDEDEIVHIHPRVEGWIEQQFVKAAGDPVEKGHPLYALYSPELVNAQEEYIIALRRDNPALIAAARERLAALEIPDDVVKQVSRQKEVVRTVTFDAPKSGFVNELNIRDGFYVQPGMTLMSIGQLDTVWVEAEVFERDAGSVSAGMPVTMTVDAVKGKTWTGTVDYVAPALQASNRTLPVRLKFANPDHHLKPNMLADIHIDVPVDTQAVLVPNEAVIRTGSQNRVVLAKGDGKFRSVAVTLGRSGKNEIEILSGVNEGERVVTSAQFLIDSESSKSSDFARMNSEADNTAVWAKGMVKAVLSDKRKVTIAHEPVPALDWPAMTMDFAVADEVAFDKLAKGQSLHFEIDSETGGSPVITGIHIMQQGEEPEVSVKKQHNARTDMGKEQAVSESIAVTGTINAVSQDTRTLTIDHDPVEAWDWPAMTMDFNVFSKIDMNTLAAGQSVHFEVTRHSDSTLTITRVHIMKSPDNPADNAQSQSDSKPQAVAVMGTVTAINRSDRALTIEHEPVDAWDWPAMTMDFAVDESVSLKQVMTGQSLHFEVTRSQNGALIITSIHILSSPEPGHNSAGHDSHLPK, encoded by the coding sequence ATGAATAATAAAGTGCTCATCGCTACGGCCATTGCCAGCGCACTTACCGGCGCATTGATGGTTATTGGCTACAATAACCTTGCAGGTGAAGAGCCTGCCTCTGATAACGGCGCCCAAGAGCCGCTTTACTGGGTCGCCCCCATGGATGATAGCTACCGTCGTGATAAACCGGGCAAATCGCCGATGGGGATGGATTTGGTGCCGGTGTACGAGAAAAACACCACAGATAACGATGAACCGGCAGGCACAGTTACCATCTCGTCCGCGGTGGAAAACAATCTTGGCGTGAGAACCGCGAAAGCAAGGGCCGGTCAAATAAATGCCGATATCAGTACAGTAGGATACGTAAAATACGATGAAGATGAGATTGTTCATATACATCCACGAGTTGAAGGCTGGATAGAGCAGCAGTTCGTAAAGGCTGCCGGCGACCCGGTAGAAAAGGGGCACCCCCTTTACGCCCTTTATTCGCCGGAACTGGTCAACGCTCAGGAAGAATATATTATTGCCCTTCGCCGCGATAATCCGGCCTTGATTGCAGCGGCCAGAGAACGACTTGCTGCGCTTGAAATCCCCGATGATGTGGTTAAACAGGTATCCCGTCAAAAAGAGGTTGTTCGTACTGTGACGTTCGACGCGCCAAAGTCTGGTTTTGTTAACGAACTGAATATTCGGGACGGGTTTTATGTTCAACCAGGCATGACCCTGATGAGTATCGGACAGCTGGATACGGTATGGGTAGAGGCTGAGGTATTTGAACGCGATGCTGGCTCCGTTAGTGCTGGCATGCCGGTGACGATGACTGTTGACGCTGTTAAGGGGAAAACCTGGACCGGCACCGTTGATTATGTTGCTCCAGCCCTGCAGGCGTCTAATCGAACCCTGCCGGTCAGATTAAAATTTGCCAATCCTGACCATCACCTGAAGCCTAATATGCTCGCAGATATCCATATTGATGTGCCGGTTGATACACAGGCTGTACTCGTGCCGAATGAAGCTGTTATCCGCACAGGTTCTCAAAACCGGGTGGTACTGGCGAAAGGTGACGGCAAGTTTCGCTCTGTTGCCGTTACATTGGGTCGTTCGGGTAAAAACGAGATAGAAATTCTGAGTGGCGTTAATGAGGGTGAGCGCGTGGTCACCTCGGCACAGTTCCTGATCGACTCAGAGTCCAGTAAATCTTCTGACTTTGCCCGGATGAACAGCGAAGCTGACAATACCGCTGTCTGGGCAAAAGGAATGGTAAAGGCCGTTCTAAGCGACAAGCGCAAGGTAACCATCGCTCATGAGCCAGTGCCCGCGCTTGATTGGCCGGCTATGACCATGGACTTTGCTGTGGCAGATGAGGTCGCATTTGATAAGCTCGCAAAAGGTCAGTCACTCCATTTTGAAATAGACAGTGAAACAGGAGGCTCCCCTGTAATCACTGGCATTCACATCATGCAACAGGGTGAGGAGCCTGAAGTAAGCGTTAAGAAGCAACATAACGCCCGCACTGATATGGGAAAGGAGCAGGCGGTATCTGAATCTATCGCTGTGACCGGCACAATCAATGCGGTATCACAGGATACCCGTACGCTTACTATTGACCATGATCCTGTTGAAGCCTGGGACTGGCCAGCTATGACGATGGATTTCAACGTGTTCAGCAAAATTGATATGAATACGCTCGCAGCGGGTCAATCTGTGCATTTTGAAGTAACCCGACACTCAGATAGTACGCTTACGATAACCCGGGTACATATAATGAAATCCCCCGACAATCCTGCTGACAATGCGCAAAGTCAGTCTGATTCAAAGCCACAGGCGGTGGCTGTTATGGGAACGGTTACAGCAATTAATCGTTCGGATCGCGCGCTGACCATTGAACACGAGCCGGTCGACGCCTGGGACTGGCCAGCGATGACAATGGATTTTGCTGTGGATGAATCGGTCAGTTTAAAGCAAGTTATGACCGGACAATCTCTGCACTTTGAAGTTACCAGAAGTCAGAATGGCGCGCTTATTATCACCAGTATCCATATACTCAGTAGCCCCGAACCGGGCCACAATAGTGCCGGACATGATTCGCACCTGCCGAAGTAA
- a CDS encoding copper resistance CopC family protein has product MKYRRLILSASVVLASLTAQPVFSHSQMNLNESQPASNAMLMSAPEKLSLTFSESVRLTNVTLTNKDGKEIDFGFAPAFDKSADFEWKLPALAPDTYKVSYVVMSDDGHKMTGKYSFMVH; this is encoded by the coding sequence ATGAAATATAGACGCTTAATACTTTCCGCCTCTGTTGTACTTGCATCACTAACTGCGCAGCCGGTGTTCTCACACTCTCAAATGAATCTGAATGAGAGTCAGCCGGCAAGTAATGCAATGTTGATGAGTGCGCCGGAAAAGTTATCTCTGACGTTTTCAGAAAGCGTCCGTTTAACGAACGTGACGCTAACCAATAAAGATGGCAAGGAAATCGATTTTGGCTTTGCTCCGGCCTTTGACAAAAGTGCAGATTTTGAGTGGAAATTACCCGCGTTAGCGCCAGATACATACAAAGTCAGTTATGTGGTAATGAGCGATGACGGCCATAAAATGACAGGTAAATATTCGTTCATGGTGCACTAG
- a CDS encoding copper resistance D family protein: MFDVLQVTGKFLTYFGYVAIAGAFYAPLLCNEVPDADAGQSIVKKYLRGCIVALIFAIVGTVLWFFAKTGALASRGIDGAFDPLMLKIVWSAAPGDALLVKTLAFFGALMVIIRYQSAQYKPGKMFYIGMGLPMVIAAFSSTLTGHIFEQAMPEHIALIVHIITISWWAASLPLLIQLAYQYPPSHVRRYMLRFGRDAWVPIVLLILTGVGMIYSLADLPEALYRTLYGNLFMVKASLVLVMLCLATWHKWFLVPRLVNNTPETVVRSVQVESIIALIVLLTTAVFTTFTGPHD, translated from the coding sequence GTGTTTGACGTATTACAGGTCACCGGTAAATTTTTAACCTATTTTGGTTATGTTGCTATTGCAGGGGCATTTTATGCCCCTTTACTATGTAATGAAGTGCCTGACGCTGATGCCGGGCAAAGCATTGTGAAAAAATACCTGCGAGGATGCATCGTCGCGCTGATTTTTGCTATTGTCGGTACCGTGCTTTGGTTCTTCGCCAAGACAGGCGCACTGGCTTCTCGGGGGATTGACGGAGCGTTTGACCCGTTGATGCTGAAAATTGTGTGGTCAGCAGCGCCTGGTGATGCGCTATTGGTGAAGACGCTTGCCTTTTTCGGTGCCCTGATGGTAATCATCAGATATCAGTCGGCGCAGTACAAACCTGGCAAGATGTTTTATATTGGTATGGGGTTACCAATGGTGATCGCTGCATTCAGTAGCACACTGACAGGTCATATCTTTGAACAGGCTATGCCTGAACATATCGCCCTTATTGTGCATATTATCACTATTTCCTGGTGGGCAGCGTCACTGCCCTTATTGATACAGCTTGCTTATCAATATCCGCCTTCGCATGTTCGCAGATACATGCTGCGATTTGGCCGGGACGCCTGGGTTCCGATAGTCCTGCTAATTTTAACCGGTGTGGGAATGATTTATTCTCTGGCCGATTTACCTGAGGCTTTGTACCGCACATTGTACGGGAATCTCTTCATGGTAAAAGCGTCTCTGGTGTTGGTGATGCTGTGTCTTGCCACCTGGCACAAATGGTTTCTTGTTCCACGACTTGTCAATAACACACCAGAAACAGTAGTTCGTTCAGTTCAGGTTGAAAGCATTATTGCGCTAATTGTACTACTGACCACAGCCGTTTTTACTACATTTACAGGTCCACACGATTAA
- a CDS encoding efflux RND transporter permease subunit: MIESIIRWSVKNRFLVLLATVMVIMAGIYSVSKTPVDALPDLSDVQVIVKTSYPGQSPQVVQDQVTYPLTTAMLSVPKAKTVRGFSFFGDSYVYIIFEDDTDLYWARSRVLEYLNQAAASLPDTATPQIGPDATGVGWVYMYALTDPSGKHDISQLRSIQDWFLRYELQSVDGVSEVATVGGMVKQYQVQVDPDRLRGYNIPLDLIQRALIQGNQETGASVVEMAEAEYMVTATGYIRSVDDINAIPLGVSENGTALTIGDIATVTLGPQMRRGVAELNGQGEVVGGIVVMRYGENAQQTIDGVKARLDELKRSLPKGVEIVTVYDRSALIDRAITNLQDKLTEELIVVALICIAFLFHLRSSLVAIITLPLGILVAFIVMYFQGINANIMSLGGIAIAIGAMTDGAIVMIENMHKHMERETVTEDNRWQIVTRAACEVGPALFFSLLIITVSFLPVFILEAQEGRMFAPLAFTKTYAMAASAGIAVTVVPVLMGYFIRGKVRPEARNPINRFLIALYVPVLRQALRFPKSTLIAALLVTVIGFYPLNKIGSEFIPPLDEGDLMYMPTTYPGISIGKARELLQQTDKLIRTVPEVESVFGKVGRADTATDPAPLTMIETFIQLKPKSEWRSGITTDDLKAELDALVNFPGLTNAWVMPIKTRIDMLATGIKTPVGIKVAGTELEVIQKIGKDLERILGEVPGTTSVYSERVAGGRYLKVDIQREEASRYGLNISDVQQVVATAVGGMNVTRTVEGLERYPVNLRYPQDYRDSPESLARLPIVTDKGQRIALGDVADIYIEDGPPGIKSENARINGWTFIDIDNTDIGSYVQSAKAALAAELDLPPGYSVTWAGQYEYMERAKDKLTYVVPLTLAIIVILLYLNFRAFSEVLMIILSLPMAMIGGLWLLYLQGFNLSVAVGVGFIALAGVAVEIGVIMLVYLNQALNTLKDQARHDNRQIGQDAYRKALLEGAGLRVRPVMMTVATIIIGLLPIMFSSGTGSEVMSRIAAPMVGGMTSALLLTLIVLPVVYAQVKAHSVKRFNKELPGG; encoded by the coding sequence GTGATTGAGTCTATTATCAGATGGTCGGTGAAAAACCGTTTTTTAGTCTTGCTGGCAACAGTGATGGTGATAATGGCGGGTATTTATTCGGTGAGCAAAACACCGGTAGACGCTCTGCCTGACCTGTCGGACGTTCAGGTTATTGTAAAAACCAGTTACCCCGGTCAGTCCCCGCAGGTCGTCCAGGATCAGGTCACCTACCCGCTGACCACTGCCATGTTGTCAGTGCCAAAAGCGAAGACCGTTCGTGGTTTTTCCTTTTTTGGTGACTCATATGTGTACATCATATTTGAAGACGATACCGACCTTTACTGGGCCAGAAGCCGTGTTCTGGAATATCTGAATCAGGCCGCGGCGAGTTTGCCGGACACTGCAACACCGCAAATCGGCCCGGATGCAACCGGTGTGGGCTGGGTTTACATGTATGCGCTAACCGATCCATCAGGTAAACACGATATCAGTCAGCTGCGAAGCATTCAGGACTGGTTTTTACGCTATGAGCTGCAGTCAGTAGATGGTGTATCAGAGGTTGCCACTGTTGGCGGCATGGTTAAACAATACCAGGTTCAGGTTGACCCCGATCGCCTGCGCGGCTACAACATTCCACTGGATCTGATACAACGCGCTCTGATTCAGGGTAATCAGGAGACCGGCGCTTCAGTGGTAGAAATGGCTGAAGCTGAATATATGGTGACTGCTACCGGCTATATCCGCTCAGTAGACGATATTAACGCAATACCACTAGGGGTGAGTGAGAACGGCACTGCATTAACAATTGGCGACATTGCCACCGTTACACTCGGGCCGCAAATGCGACGGGGCGTGGCTGAACTGAATGGTCAGGGCGAAGTTGTCGGCGGGATAGTGGTCATGCGCTACGGAGAAAATGCGCAGCAAACTATTGATGGTGTCAAAGCACGACTGGATGAATTAAAACGCTCACTGCCAAAGGGCGTTGAAATTGTGACAGTCTATGACCGCTCTGCACTAATCGACCGGGCCATTACGAATTTGCAGGATAAGCTTACTGAAGAGCTGATAGTCGTTGCGCTTATCTGTATAGCATTTCTGTTTCATTTGCGCTCTTCTCTTGTGGCCATTATCACTCTGCCCCTGGGTATTCTGGTAGCTTTTATAGTGATGTATTTTCAGGGTATTAACGCCAACATTATGTCACTGGGGGGCATAGCTATCGCTATCGGCGCCATGACCGACGGGGCGATTGTCATGATTGAGAATATGCACAAGCATATGGAGCGCGAAACCGTTACTGAAGATAACCGCTGGCAAATTGTTACCCGTGCCGCTTGCGAGGTGGGGCCTGCGCTGTTCTTTTCGTTGCTCATTATTACAGTTTCGTTTCTGCCGGTATTTATTCTTGAAGCTCAGGAAGGCAGAATGTTCGCGCCCCTGGCCTTCACCAAAACATATGCGATGGCAGCATCTGCAGGTATTGCGGTGACAGTTGTTCCGGTGTTAATGGGATATTTCATCCGCGGAAAAGTAAGGCCAGAGGCCCGAAATCCGATAAACCGGTTCCTGATAGCACTTTACGTGCCGGTACTCAGGCAGGCTCTGCGCTTTCCCAAATCGACATTGATTGCTGCTTTGCTTGTTACCGTCATCGGTTTCTATCCGCTGAATAAAATTGGCAGTGAGTTTATTCCTCCCCTCGATGAGGGTGATCTGATGTACATGCCCACCACTTACCCGGGCATATCTATCGGTAAAGCGCGCGAGTTACTTCAGCAGACGGATAAACTTATCCGGACTGTACCGGAAGTTGAATCAGTGTTTGGAAAAGTAGGTCGTGCTGATACAGCCACCGATCCGGCCCCGCTGACAATGATAGAGACTTTTATTCAGCTTAAACCTAAAAGCGAGTGGCGTAGTGGTATTACAACAGACGATCTGAAGGCGGAACTGGATGCGCTGGTTAACTTTCCCGGCCTGACGAATGCCTGGGTAATGCCGATTAAAACGCGTATCGACATGTTAGCCACAGGGATTAAAACACCGGTGGGCATCAAAGTCGCCGGCACTGAACTGGAAGTGATACAAAAGATAGGTAAAGATCTTGAACGTATACTGGGTGAAGTACCAGGTACCACATCGGTATATTCCGAGCGCGTAGCAGGCGGACGCTATCTTAAGGTAGATATCCAGCGTGAAGAAGCCAGCCGTTATGGCCTGAATATCTCAGATGTTCAGCAGGTTGTAGCCACCGCGGTGGGTGGCATGAATGTGACGCGCACGGTAGAAGGCCTTGAGCGCTACCCGGTCAACCTGCGCTATCCGCAGGATTATCGTGACTCGCCTGAGAGTCTTGCCAGATTGCCAATTGTTACCGATAAAGGGCAGCGAATCGCGCTGGGCGATGTGGCTGATATATATATCGAAGATGGTCCACCAGGTATCAAAAGTGAAAACGCGCGCATCAATGGCTGGACGTTTATTGATATCGACAACACCGATATAGGGTCGTACGTACAAAGCGCTAAGGCTGCTTTAGCAGCTGAACTTGACCTGCCGCCAGGCTATTCTGTCACCTGGGCTGGCCAGTATGAGTATATGGAAAGGGCGAAGGATAAACTTACCTATGTGGTACCACTCACTCTCGCCATAATTGTCATCTTGCTATACCTCAACTTTAGAGCCTTCAGTGAAGTGCTGATGATTATCTTAAGTCTGCCGATGGCGATGATCGGCGGCTTATGGCTGCTCTATTTGCAAGGCTTTAATTTGTCGGTAGCGGTAGGTGTTGGGTTTATAGCACTTGCCGGTGTTGCTGTTGAAATAGGCGTAATCATGCTGGTGTATCTGAACCAGGCACTTAACACCCTAAAAGATCAAGCCAGGCATGATAACCGACAAATCGGACAAGACGCTTATCGCAAGGCCTTGCTGGAGGGTGCCGGCTTGCGTGTCAGACCCGTTATGATGACAGTTGCAACAATCATTATCGGCCTGCTACCTATCATGTTCTCAAGTGGTACGGGGTCTGAGGTAATGAGCCGGATCGCCGCGCCTATGGTAGGTGGGATGACAAGTGCTCTGTTATTAACTCTGATTGTTCTGCCCGTCGTGTATGCGCAGGTAAAAGCACACAGTGTGAAGCGTTTCAATAAGGAGTTGCCCGGTGGTTAA
- a CDS encoding PepSY domain-containing protein, giving the protein MVNVVRRYHRWLMLFVALQFLLWAVSGLYMVSMDIHYIHGESLVNTPAVSVADEQRKTRFETIVQAYPNAESVTLRSLAGKPVYQVYLVDSSTPLLIATDTGQPLTQISEQQAARIAVRAFTGQGNIESVNSLVQPSDAPDELSSRHLPVWQVNFDGTFSPTLYVSQYTGAIVTVRHHPWRWFDWMWRLHILDWDDGATLGNVFFLIFAFTGLAGALSGAVLSYCRICKKDSQSEAL; this is encoded by the coding sequence GTGGTTAATGTTGTACGCCGCTATCATCGCTGGCTGATGTTATTTGTTGCCTTGCAGTTCTTATTGTGGGCAGTATCAGGCCTCTATATGGTGAGTATGGATATTCACTATATCCACGGTGAAAGTCTGGTCAACACACCGGCCGTCAGCGTAGCTGACGAACAGCGCAAAACCCGTTTTGAAACCATTGTACAAGCTTATCCTAACGCAGAGTCTGTCACATTGCGTTCGCTGGCCGGCAAGCCTGTGTATCAGGTTTATCTGGTAGATTCGTCCACGCCGCTGCTCATTGCAACGGATACGGGGCAGCCGCTTACACAGATAAGTGAGCAGCAGGCTGCCCGTATAGCGGTTCGGGCCTTTACCGGGCAGGGAAATATTGAAAGTGTGAATAGCCTGGTTCAGCCTTCAGATGCGCCTGATGAATTGTCATCCCGGCATCTACCGGTATGGCAGGTAAATTTTGACGGCACGTTTTCCCCTACCCTTTATGTCAGCCAATATACCGGCGCTATCGTTACTGTCAGGCATCACCCCTGGCGCTGGTTTGACTGGATGTGGCGACTTCACATTCTTGATTGGGACGATGGTGCAACACTGGGCAATGTTTTCTTTCTGATTTTTGCATTTACTGGTCTGGCAGGCGCTCTATCCGGCGCCGTGCTTTCCTACTGCCGAATATGCAAAAAAGACAGCCAAAGTGAGGCATTATGA
- a CDS encoding 2Fe-2S iron-sulfur cluster-binding protein, whose translation MMRFSFIKQCHKWASVIIGAQLIIWLVTGLYFGLFSHERLALRSSSAELGEGAYQHGGIVPASMLPLEQVQSLTLRTLMGKPIYVAIIEAGAHIGQTSQIQLFDAHSATPITIDRLLAEKIAKHAYPGPVQIASATFKEAPLSDLPGQQNDVWHIVFADAQTTYMFIDSRTGRIITHSTYDSRFFDLMLKLHFMDYGNSGGFNHWLIVTFAVVTLLFVITGLIWLVVLLKDGQINPTRGRKKIFCATLNTTDAQMRISGRSSETIFYALQHAHVYLPSSCGGGGSCGKCLIQTTGDLKITTAERECLTPADLKKGMRLACQHLVAEIDSVHAPKAYRDKLVLEVEHSRFVTPTIKYIQFRVKTGDLQAYKAGASMRFVIPPSANANRPNDIPAFFSTYWQDTPDGHSSHDGGVRHYSIADFDNGSDTLSVAVKWQQSEDKSQSGVGSGYLCQLRTGQTIDAIGPVESFYLSDAPVTQRFFIGAGSGIAPLRAMIFEHLLKHRSAMPVSFFYGARTRADLAFYDEFEQLSRQFSQFYYCPVLSAPDDNWPGNSGYVQDALAPILRQASFNPRMAEFYLCGPWPLMQEVEAQLHRYGVTPANIFKDTFNPTARINQ comes from the coding sequence ATGATGCGGTTCAGTTTCATAAAGCAATGTCACAAATGGGCCTCTGTCATCATCGGCGCTCAGTTAATTATATGGCTGGTCACCGGTCTATATTTTGGGCTATTCAGCCACGAGCGGCTGGCGTTACGCTCATCTTCAGCAGAGCTTGGTGAAGGTGCTTATCAGCATGGCGGTATCGTTCCCGCATCAATGCTCCCACTTGAACAGGTGCAGTCTCTTACCCTGCGTACATTAATGGGAAAACCGATTTATGTGGCAATCATCGAGGCGGGGGCACATATCGGACAGACAAGCCAGATTCAGCTATTTGATGCACATTCAGCTACACCCATTACTATCGACCGATTACTTGCTGAAAAAATTGCCAAACATGCCTACCCCGGCCCTGTACAAATTGCCAGTGCAACATTTAAAGAAGCGCCCTTGTCTGATCTGCCCGGTCAGCAAAATGATGTGTGGCACATTGTTTTTGCCGATGCGCAAACTACTTATATGTTTATCGACAGTCGCACCGGCAGAATAATCACCCATTCGACCTATGACTCGCGGTTTTTTGATTTAATGCTCAAACTGCATTTTATGGATTATGGAAACAGTGGCGGCTTCAACCACTGGCTAATTGTTACGTTTGCCGTGGTCACCTTATTGTTTGTTATAACCGGGTTAATCTGGCTGGTTGTTTTATTAAAAGATGGCCAGATAAATCCCACGCGCGGCAGAAAAAAAATATTTTGCGCAACGCTGAATACTACAGATGCGCAAATGCGTATTTCCGGTCGCAGTAGCGAAACGATTTTTTACGCGTTACAGCATGCCCATGTTTACCTGCCTTCGTCATGTGGCGGTGGCGGGAGTTGTGGTAAGTGTCTGATTCAGACCACTGGCGATTTGAAAATCACAACGGCGGAGCGCGAGTGTCTGACACCTGCAGATCTCAAAAAAGGAATGCGACTGGCTTGTCAGCATCTGGTTGCCGAGATTGACTCTGTTCATGCTCCAAAAGCTTATCGGGACAAGCTGGTACTGGAAGTAGAACACTCCCGGTTTGTTACACCTACGATTAAATATATTCAATTCAGGGTAAAAACCGGGGACTTGCAAGCATACAAGGCGGGCGCGAGTATGCGGTTTGTTATTCCGCCGTCAGCGAATGCTAACCGACCAAACGATATTCCGGCGTTTTTTTCTACTTACTGGCAGGATACTCCAGACGGACATAGCTCCCATGATGGCGGCGTGCGCCACTACTCTATCGCTGATTTTGATAATGGTTCAGACACGCTCAGTGTGGCAGTAAAATGGCAACAGTCTGAAGATAAATCACAATCCGGAGTGGGTTCAGGGTACTTATGTCAGCTGAGGACCGGCCAGACCATCGACGCTATAGGTCCTGTTGAGTCGTTTTATTTATCGGATGCGCCGGTAACGCAACGATTTTTTATAGGTGCCGGTTCTGGAATTGCCCCGTTAAGAGCAATGATTTTCGAGCACTTATTGAAACATAGAAGCGCCATGCCGGTGTCCTTTTTTTATGGCGCCCGAACCCGCGCCGATCTGGCCTTCTACGATGAGTTCGAACAGCTGTCCAGACAGTTTTCTCAGTTTTATTACTGCCCCGTACTATCAGCGCCCGATGATAACTGGCCGGGTAATTCTGGCTATGTTCAGGATGCCCTGGCACCAATACTTCGTCAGGCAAGTTTTAACCCCAGGATGGCAGAATTTTATCTGTGTGGTCCCTGGCCCCTCATGCAGGAAGTCGAAGCGCAGCTACATCGCTATGGCGTGACACCTGCCAATATTTTCAAAGATACCTTTAATCCTACAGCGAGAATAAACCAATGA